The Uranotaenia lowii strain MFRU-FL unplaced genomic scaffold, ASM2978415v1 HiC_scaffold_756, whole genome shotgun sequence nucleotide sequence tagttgagtatggatcctgtaagtagtgcctaccgaaaagtgtttagtaaaaatttctctgaataaaacccCCCAgacttctcgctcctcctccgCCCTCTATTTtggtgttcttttcagtgaataacattaaatttaacagtttaaactcatcttaagagaattttttgatgaaatttgcatttttcatagaattttctctagtgtgacattcttgcgtagaactatcaacatagagacaaccaccttgatgaaaatttcgtataagttcagaaaaaagtacatatacttgtttgtgtttttattcgaaagttaacactaaaagagaccgtttccagcaaaaaaattaaaaaggacccaaaagtcacatgggacattcttgcttagaacggcagtgtagcaaagcacagcgggtcagctagtaaaaacataaaaatataggtggcccacaaaatgtggcccccgattccccacaagctatgatttgcaaattgattgCGGTTGGTTGACAAAACTAAGAACATAAGCATAtaagtatattttttatatgtactttactgcccctattcgcatatgagtcccatgtgtaaaaacagcaaaccgagaaaaacgcttgtaaagtttgaaacttttcataaaaacaaacgtatgcatcatttgttggcaaaacCTATCAATAGTTCGGATTGAAAGCACTTCAAAGAAtacttttgtttacttttgcgcTAATACTAACTAATAATTAaggagaaatttcaataaaacgcTCAtgtgactcatatgcgaatattctTAACCCTCGAACAGAGATTATTCGCAAATGAGTCTCTGGTGCTAAAGTTATCGGCAAGTGGCAAGTTCTtttctaacatatttttttcaattgtttaccATTCTTTTTGATGACACAAGAAAACTATCGAAAGGTCTTGAtttcaaactgatttcaatcAAGGTTTTTTAACCAAGTGGATGTGCTTTCCAgtgttttttcaaaactctgttTTCATTCGTGTGAAATTGCTGCGAATTTATCAGACATTATCATCATTatattaaactagctgatcccatacgaactccgtttcgctttcaacttggaatatgtcatgaacagtttatatgaaagtcaattgcaaGCATTTTCCATATGCACTTCTGAAGTCATTGTtgagtaataattgcaaaaatattggacgatcactttgtttgtcgtctgctactaaatttgaaatcaggaatcaattgaccgtgccaaaaaccccgcgtataaatttcgactcaatcgttgcataacaacgcaattattgccaaaaagctaaacccctttcggtggcctcttatacaatctttgatatttgaaatcgattgcccttccctcaaaactcccgtatgcaaattttcaaagcaatccattgtataataacgtcaatattgctaaaaatagtgaaaaatttatttatatggacgaccccttacgTCGActcctggcaaaacatttgacatctgaaatagattgctcgtccctgaaaacttccgtgtgcaaattttcataccaatccgatgtataataacgaagatattgcaaaaatattgaaaggttaatatggacgaccccctttgcctgcctcttacactgaatttaaaatctgaaatcgattgctcgtccctgaaaactaacGTTTGCAAATtctcatcccaatccgatgtataaaaacgtcaatatcactaagatgctgaaaatttaatatggatgaccccttttgtcgGCCctttacactaaatttgataccttaaatcgattgcacgtcactcaaaactatcgtgtaccaattttcatctgaatacgatgtataataacgtgaATATCGCATAAACAGCGAACAggttatatggacgacccctttggctcatcccttatacaaaatttgacacctaaaatcgattgctcgtctttcaaaacactcatgagcaaattttcaacacgatccgacgaaaagtaacgtcaatatcgcgaaaacaatatttgtcttctatggaagacccccttcagaagggatcatccgaaaatccaaaaacatttttcatcattcctggtctaTATGAGCattcatgccaagtttcagaacTCTAGcttttaagacggctgagtctatagaggacaaacaaacaaacaaacaaacaaacaaacaaacatacagaaattgctttttatatatatagatgtgtGTTACGGATACGTAAATAACACCGACCAAAAGTCTGCTGGATTGAAGACAAAGAAGGAGATTTCTTCCGGGAACATCTACCTaggtaataaacgaaaacagtgGTATTGATATTGTTGTGCTTATAGAAAAAAGTAATggaaaaagtttgttattttgttaccgAAACAACACTTCAAGTACCACCCTCCCGATCACACATTAGATCGTCGAAATTACTTACGAAGGAACCATCCTGACCGAAGACTGATCTATTGAGCGTTGTTCATCGGttgatttttgtcgaaaaaataattttggttaccagttacttattaatgttttttgtgaCTAAGAACCAGATTTCTTCGGAATCATTTTGCTACTATACGTtcaatttttgtgtaaattaatgttttaagcATTAAATCATTGATTTACTTCATTTTTAATCTATCCTCTCCTCGAATTGTAAGCTCTGGCGCtgatgggactcatatgcgaatatttttcacatgggacacatcaggggtcatatttttttcaaaatgttgggAACAAACTTCGAACGAAAACTTGTTTTATAGGTAAATTGGAGCTCAAAGAAGCGTTTTCTatcgataactcaaaaacgatgaaaatgcacatgggactcatatgcgaataggggcagtttaggttccccatcgatgcaattaccGGGTGCtggtttaattatgtaagtagtttttttagcttgataaataaaagaagcatatgatgcgtatttaagtcaacaacataatagaaaaatatgcttacgcaaagcgacggagatgacagttggattgagatttttatttaaacacacatctgagatattcagagtggtacacgtttccccatgacccacgttaccccactcttccctatgaaatttgaatgataaattagacaaaaatgaaaaaaaaaaatcaaaaaatatgtaaatgacaaaaaataacaaaaatgcaattttaattttctaaatctATTTCGTCAAGTTTGGCAAAAGtaaatttgacattttcatcattttcgtaatttataACCgtgttttttgtacattttgtaatttttatccaGTTTATTCCATTCCATTTTTTTGGTAAGGtgcaccggggcaagtgcaaacggttttcaccatagttcaactttcagatgtcctagaaaaatatgtatatgttcaaaaattatcaattaccgttcgttgcatcactaaaatagttctcaacaaattcccgttggaagtgaaaatttaaaaaatgttggtaaaaagtaacggtgcttttgtgaaaaaatttcaaaatttgcacttgccccgtttatggaGGCAAGTAGGTTGTATACTGTTTACCGGAATTCCATTTACCGGAAGTACCATTTACCGGAATGCCATTTACCGGACTGTACAATTCACCGGAATTCCATTTACCGGACTAtaccatttaccggaaaaccatttaccggactataccatttaccggaaaacCACTAACCGGAAGTCCCATTTACCGGAATTTCTTTGATACGTATAAATTTGGGTTGTACCGGAATTCCCCGAAAATTtaccatttctaaaaaaaaaaaaaaaaaaaaattcgcctgaaggaccatttcccagagtattgaatatttctatacaaactgGAATCCGAAAAAAAGAACTTGTTTCTAAAAAAGagggtttaaaaatattattctttgcggcaaagccgcaaccaacgaggatggaGGGGcagaggcggcacaaagccgccgaggctcccaaatccgaggcggccgccgacccgccgtcggaagcggcggccttattacattggtctaggtctgcgtgaaagctaggggtgatcccttagccccgtccgccacgcgacagcgtgaaggacaatatgtctttcaagttcgaacgctcagcgtgaggagtcggatactaAAAACGAAAACGGTTTTAAAAGTCACACTCActggttatcatgaaatcaattaaaataccCAAATCTCGACCAAAAATCATTCTGGACAAAAGTTCACGGGTAAACGGGATGCAATAgatttgttcttaaaaattcttattCCGGTAAATGGCATTCCGGTAAATAGTACATTCCGGTTAATGTCAGTccggtaaatggttcattccgGTAAATAGCAGTCCGGTAAACGGTTCATTCCGGTAAATTAATTTCCGGTAAATAGCATTCCGGTAAATGGTTTTCCGGTAAGTGGAATTCCGGTAAACAGTATACAAccgggcaagtgcaaacgcaatactttttccaaaataattcacagatgagtcagtgtatcggtcttaaaatgaattgaatacatgttccggtacgttttatcaacttttattaataTGTTAGCTGTTTTCTtgcaatattgataactttttggaacttcatttttggtgactgttgttttaagcaaaagaccttcatttactaaGGCATTACGGAACTTTGaacatccgcttcagattcaaccctttggataccccttctgaccattttaatataatgctgaaccattttggtgatgaattttctgaaatggctgATGTTACAGGCTTAAAgttgcgtttgcacttaccccggtagtgtcgtttgcacttgccccgcagtgtgggttgacaagagcgaatattattttcacaactttcggggtgtactgaaaatttatcataaattttctgctttcacttgaatatcggTCTCAAACACTCAcattttaacgaaaattcggatttgaatgcccttttttgtagccaaaatatgcaaaacaaaaacacactgttcatgtctagtacgtacttgaattcgtgtgtgatcaaacagttccgtgtttttagtgaaaaatttaaagaaagtttagtttatctatgtcagattgtttgtttgggtctaaacaacaatttctagaagaagaaatattttttactttttttgtaacagagaaaagttgaacgtttgcacttgccccgagtttgcacttgccccggtgtaccttatgccatattcgttttcatcttggtggtgcaccggtagtgcaccaagtgctgtcaaagtgtttttttatatgaagatgacagcagttggtgcacaaccatctttccaccagatgaaaacgaatatggcattaatcattttattttttgaattttttttaatttttaatattttttttttaaatttttatcgctttggttttttttttttttttttggtaatcattttattttttgaatttttaattttttttaaacttttatcgctttggtcatttttgttatctttggtcctttttgtgatgtttgtaatttttataatatttttgtcgaCGAGTCGGTAAGGTCCtacgccgtttggcataaagttATGGTAAATGATGATTTGACATAATGGTTATTTGGCATAATgaccgtttggcataatggtcatttggcataaaggccGTTCAGCATAATGGCCACTTGGCATAATGGCATAATGGTCGTTATGGTAAATGATGATTTGACATAATGGTTATTTGGCATAATgaccgtttggcataatggtcatttggcataaaggccGTTCAGCATAATGGCCACTTGGCATAATGGCATAATGGTCGTTTGCcatatttaaaactttataagataaaaaaaatattgaaaaaaagtttaaaaacattagtttttttctatttaacgAATTTCTATAGGTTTATCCGAATCCCTGTGCGTCTTTAAAAATAATACCTTTAAAAACTGTGTTTAACCCAAACCtactatcgaaaaaaaatgtctctGTCTTGTTTGTGATATATCGAACAAAATTAACTGAATTCATGTTACAAAAActgattcaatattttatttgataacaatGTCATAAGTACGCCTATTCTATAGACATATTTGCGGCATTCGTACTGCTATTTAGCTGCGTTATTTCCAGACTGGCATCCGTGGTGCTCATGTGGTATGAAGAACCCAACAATTCGACATCATCCTCATCTTCATACATCTTTTTCATTCGTTGTTTGTAGCTGGAAGCAAAAATCATAGCTCAGATTATAATTCGCCAATGAAAACTGCATCACGTTGGCACTAACATGTGGCTGTCCGGGTTATTCTCTTGATTGCGACATTTTTCCAGCTTTTTCTCCAGTGACCGCACCTTGTCCTTCTGCGGAAGCTCTATGGTTCGAACCATCGAACGAACTCTCCGCACCGCTTCGATCAACACCGGCAACTTGTCCTTGGCCGTACCAAACAACGACTCGGTAACGTAGCTGTCCAGATTTTCCTGTTCCTTGCTAGCCGCATGCAGCACAGCTGCTAGCGCAATCTGATGGAACATTATGTCAAACAATATTGTAATTAACATAATCAAACTTCAAATCATGCAATGTAACAAACCAGGCACAAACACTAAGCGAAAACtaacttaaatttttagttattcTTGATTGATTTTAATAAGGCTACGAACGCCATCGAAGAAATTTAGCGTTTTGCTAATTcaacaatagaaaaatatttttgctaaaggAAAGTAACAGTTTTGCTAAGTGaagccccgaaaattttgtgtgtacaaATCCCGAGTTAATTCGCTTTTTTGCAATGAATAACTAACACTAGTGACGACAGATTTTTTAGACATAAATACGataaataaacatcaatttcCAAGGTTATTAGCGTTTCATTACCGCTTTTGACTGGGTTTTTTGTCCGCAAGAAATGAGTTTTCAGGAGTTCGTATCCATATTTTCAGCGAATGTTTCAACATTGTTTGCTGGttgaatattatttagaaatCAGAATCGTAACAAAAAATCGCAAATAGCGTTCAACtattgaatttaaacaaaataaattttttgcttGCAAGGAAATTGTTCAGATGCGTTTATTGACGCTTTCGATGACTTAAGCATAAGTACTTAAGTCAAAGAATCTCGATAAATTATTCGACGTGTTGTATAGATAAATGGTTCAAcgcaataattaaaaaattgatgtttggcacaaaatttaaagttcaattTATCATGCATTACAGGTGTAACAGGTGTTTTGcattatagttaaaaaaaaactcttacctGAGATGGTGCATAAAGCAAAGGGGCATCTGTTAAGAACgttttatcaataaaatcatCTATTCCTGGCCTCAGCCGATCTGGGTTGTTCATATTACAGCGTGTCTAAAAGGAACACAGGACAGGATTATTAAAACTATCGCTTTCTATGACGTTTAAACCGACAACACCTTTATATCAATTAGGAAACCTTCCACGGGACGAATCGGATTGTAAATTGTAAGATAGTAGTTGAGCTCCTGCATCAGCAAAAGCTCATTGGACAGGATGATGTCCATTGCCTTGCTCCGGTCACCTTTGATGTTGGCAACAAATTGCCCTATGGAAACGTTGAATTCCTCAACTTTGCAGGAAAGATAAACACATGTCGCCCTAAAAACAAggtaaataaactatttttgtaGCATGAAATATGAGGATAGCTAACAGTATTTCTTTCGGGTGGTAGTCCATTGACGAGTTATTGAGATAGAAGCGTTTAAAATAGTGGAATGCTGTTCCGACCACATATTTCGGCATGGGTGGCTCGAATCTTTTGCAGAACTCTTTCAACTGCAGCTCGTACTGTTTGAGCAGCAATCGTTCCTCATCAGCCGACAGAAAAAAGGCAGCCCTTTGTTcttcctaaaaaaaatcgttgaaaacaaattaaattgatGATTTGGTGGTCAAAAGTATGTTAAATTTATAGTTGaactttataaaacatttttatgttaacttgtgaaaaaaaaagaaaaacttacgCTCATTCCAGAACCATGCCGAAgaataaagtttttgttttgtttcaccCGCAGTTCGGACAGCTCCTGTTCGCTTTTGAATGTCCAATGTTTGCGCTGCGAGCTTTGTGGATACATCTTTACAGAACTGCAGGATTACTTTCTGCAATATATCAGCCCTACCAAACGTCAAATTTTCAGTTGAATGTTAACTTTTTCGCGAGCGAATCGGCGTTTCCGACAATCgcattcaaaaccaaaacaaaaagtgcATGCACGATACCGTTGTCGAACTCataatttgaggaaaaaaattgtgccaTACGCGCTCCTCAAATTTGAGTTTGACTATATACGTCTTCAGATTTAATTTTGAGTATGTGTATGATCAAAATTGGGTATGCCTTTGGTAGCGTGTAAACTGGTCGAAAGGGCCTTTTACGCGCGCAAAACGTAAACAACTCCCGGTTTTCAAGAGTGTTGGTTTGAATATTTCGCGTTTGTTAAATTAATTTCTTGTAAATTTCGTCGAAATGACTGCAAATAAGCATTTTTTCATACTCGAAGGTAACTGAAAAATTATatgtaatttttgaacatttttcgctCATAACCTCCTTTCCTTATCCTGAAGATCCGGTGAAATCAGAACTTGGCAGCGACTCCGACCAGCTGCAAATAATCACGCTGCGCAACCCAGCTACTGGCAAAGCGTCTAAATATTTACTGCGGGATGGAGGCAAACTGCTGTACGAACTAAACTGCTTCAATGAGCCGAAAAGATCTTGGTTCATGGACGAATCAGTTTGCTCTAACGGTAAAATCTACATCCCGACCCGGATGGACCCACTGTTCCTTATCATTCCTTACTTGGAGAAGAACTGCACGGGAAAAGCGGTCCCCCTGGAACACATATTGGCGGACAATGAATTCCCGCATTCAGAAAAGCTAACATCCACTGTACAAGAGGGTCAATTAGCCATGGTGGCTGACGAGAAAAAGGCCGGAAATTTTCGTGCTTACAAATACAATGAAGAAAAAGTTCTAGACTGGCTTAGCAGGAAATGCCATCTACTCGAAAAATCGTtggcaaaaacaacaaaatattcgCAATCTCATAATTTTGTGAAAGAAGAAAAGGAAAACGACCCTCAAGATCAGCTCCAGGCTGGCGAAATGATACACTACGCCCATGGGGTGTTGTCCGACTATTTAAGCCTAGATCTGAGCGGGAAGCTGTCCAAGACCCTTGGGATACCGGAAGAAAAAACGGGTGGCAACAACAAGCGCAAGTCAACGGCTGAAATCGAAATCAGCCAAataaagaaagtcaaaaaagagGAAATACACGAAACGACTCCCATCAAGGCCGTCGAGAAAAAGGTAAGTGCCAAGTCGAAAGCTTTGGCCAAAGCTGCCACCAACACGAAAAGTATTGCAAGTTTTTTCAAGAAGTAATATCGTTTATTTAAGCTATAAGTTATTAAAATCTAGTTGTTCGTGGAATTATACATTTTGCTTCAACATAACGTTGTTATTCAAGGATTGGGGTTGTCGGAATTGGACGCTTCTTGCTGTTGACATAGCGCAAGCAACCGTTCCTGGAGAAATGAAACGAAAGAAATCCATGTTGAATGACACAGAATGATCGGGGttgattatttcatttttattacctGTGCACCCTGCAGGATGTTCATTATTACAACCACTTTTTGCTTAATATGCACCATCCGCTTGAAATATTCGTGCAACTGCGGATCGTTTTCGAAGTTAAGATTTTTCATCTCTTGCGAAAGCTCGTCGAGCTGCTGTCGCAATTCCATCTGATTCAATCGAGCTCCACGGATGTTTTGATCCAGATCGTCGATGACAGGCTTGAAAAGACGAAAGAAACCTTCGGTCAAGATATCCCTGGTAGGGTTTTCGCACAAATTTTCGGTGTTATCCGTCTGCTCCTCGTCGTCGTCATCCTCGATCGAAGTCACGGAACTGTCCGAGCGATCTTCGTTCATAGTTTTTTGGGTGTGGAAAACTGAAAAGTAGTGGGAtcaaattttgcgaaaaaagttTGCGTCGCTTCCAGGGAATGAACtatttgtttgtaaacaaaattaACTCATAAATCCCCGGTGGGGTCATGCTgggaaatttctaaaaatatttcgaCACAGTAAAAGAACGTTGCTCAACATTGGGGCATTCGAACCCTCAACACAAAATGTTGATTTTCGagcagaaatttttaaaagctgTATGTTTTGTATAAGGCTTAAATatataagataaataaatataaaattaaaaaattgcaaatgatAAAATGTTTCTCTAAATTTAAAGGTTGTTTTACTCATAACTTGCTGGGTAGAATGATTAGTTACGCCTAGTTTTGTTTTGGACTCTCTATTATATTTTACCAAGTTTAACCAAACTATCCAAATTGTGGGGCTTAATTatcattcaataaaatattttggattgaaaaaaattaatgattaatcttgagatttttttatttctgataaagaaaaattatagaaacaaaaataatgaaaaggtTTTCtggagaaattgtttttttttttcagacaaatattcaaagaaattgtcatctgaattaaataaaacaaaacaattgtaAATTTTCTGGTGGTTATGAAATAGTCACAGGAAATTTTATGTTAACTtaaaaacaaacagttttttatCACATTATTGCAAATAACATTGGATGAATCTATTTGTACATTTTCGACACATAAGCAGTAAGAAGCTAATTTCGTGACAacaagaaattttaattcactccttttttttctaaaatctattcaaaatttatgaatttactTTCGTCGGTTGCCTCCACCTCCCGCCAAAATCGTTGCAATTCGGATGAATATGTTCATTGTGTCCATGTAGATTGACATCGCTctgttgaataaaatgaaattaggATTATGAACAAGTCAGATAGAAAGTAAGAGAAACTTACGAGTTTACAGGATCAAATGGTCTCGGTGCATACAAAGGGTACAACTCAGCTCGCTTAACAATTTTCTGAGTGTCGTACAGCAGAAAACCGCTGAATAAAAGCAGACCTCCGTAGAGAGACATCGAAGCTAAACCGGCACCCAAAGCCGTTGTTGGCGGTAAAAACATCGATCCTAGCGACGAGGCAAAGACCACTCCAAGTCCAATAGCAAGTGGACCTCCCATGTAGAGGAATTTGTCACTCGGGGCACAAGCTGCCACTGTTGAGAGTCCACCAACAACGCCAGCGGTGTACCAGGCCGCTCGCACTAATATAGGGCCACCCACAAAACAGATGGGTGCTATAACTGCTCCCAGGATTGCCGAATGAGCAACCCAAGCAAGCTGTTTTGCGCCGATTCCGGGACTATATGGGATCGATTGAGCCAACATACCGGATCCGATCATAACTGCAAAAGTAGCGAGGATtgactgaaaatttattttaaaaaaaattataattactcAATGCTTATCAATACGAATCGAATATTTTCTTACCATCCATCCGTTCCTCGAAACCAAATTCAGCATAGTCGGTGATCGGAAAACGGCCACAGCACTAGCAGCCGAAATAGCCAAAGATCCACCAAAATATAAGTAAGTGTCTCGAATGCGTTGCTTTACAAACTCTGGCCAAACATGTGCATTTTCCAGGGTACTGGTGCCCGTTTGGCCGAAGCCAAGTCCGTAGAAACACAGCGCTCCCAACCCGAGGGCTGCACCACCAGCCAGTGCCCCTTTTCCAAGCGCATATGCACCGGGAC carries:
- the LOC129760767 gene encoding ribonuclease H2 subunit B, giving the protein MTANKHFFILEDPVKSELGSDSDQLQIITLRNPATGKASKYLLRDGGKLLYELNCFNEPKRSWFMDESVCSNGKIYIPTRMDPLFLIIPYLEKNCTGKAVPLEHILADNEFPHSEKLTSTVQEGQLAMVADEKKAGNFRAYKYNEEKVLDWLSRKCHLLEKSLAKTTKYSQSHNFVKEEKENDPQDQLQAGEMIHYAHGVLSDYLSLDLSGKLSKTLGIPEEKTGGNNKRKSTAEIEISQIKKVKKEEIHETTPIKAVEKKVSAKSKALAKAATNTKSIASFFKK
- the LOC129760765 gene encoding cyclin-H; translation: MYPQSSQRKHWTFKSEQELSELRVKQNKNFILRHGSGMSEEQRAAFFLSADEERLLLKQYELQLKEFCKRFEPPMPKYVVGTAFHYFKRFYLNNSSMDYHPKEILATCVYLSCKVEEFNVSIGQFVANIKGDRSKAMDIILSNELLLMQELNYYLTIYNPIRPVEGFLIDIKTRCNMNNPDRLRPGIDDFIDKTFLTDAPLLYAPSQIALAAVLHAASKEQENLDSYVTESLFGTAKDKLPVLIEAVRRVRSMVRTIELPQKDKVRSLEKKLEKCRNQENNPDSHIYKQRMKKMYEDEDDVELLGSSYHMSTTDASLEITQLNSSTNAANMSIE
- the LOC129760769 gene encoding growth hormone-inducible transmembrane protein-like; protein product: MLSRFACSSRTFVSAPLLRSALQQNVPRRQPIVREYARNVKGSGENSWTARAERQTLRDKAMAPPGPGAYALGKGALAGGAALGLGALCFYGLGFGQTGTSTLENAHVWPEFVKQRIRDTYLYFGGSLAISAASAVAVFRSPTMLNLVSRNGWMSILATFAVMIGSGMLAQSIPYSPGIGAKQLAWVAHSAILGAVIAPICFVGGPILVRAAWYTAGVVGGLSTVAACAPSDKFLYMGGPLAIGLGVVFASSLGSMFLPPTTALGAGLASMSLYGGLLLFSGFLLYDTQKIVKRAELYPLYAPRPFDPVNSAMSIYMDTMNIFIRIATILAGGGGNRRK
- the LOC129760768 gene encoding SNAPIN protein homolog translates to MNEDRSDSSVTSIEDDDDEEQTDNTENLCENPTRDILTEGFFRLFKPVIDDLDQNIRGARLNQMELRQQLDELSQEMKNLNFENDPQLHEYFKRMVHIKQKVVVIMNILQGAQERLLALCQQQEASNSDNPNP